The following are encoded together in the Brassica napus cultivar Da-Ae chromosome A9, Da-Ae, whole genome shotgun sequence genome:
- the LOC106377742 gene encoding cytosolic sulfotransferase 18-like — translation MSSNLLPLSPMATETVTDTTVPNHDETELTEFQKNQKRYQDLISTLPHVKGWRPKAPLIGYGGHWWIQPFLEGSLYAQEFFQARPNDFLICSYPKTGSTWLKSLTFTIANRSRFNDPTNPLLKRNPHELIPFIEIEFPLFPHIDVLQDKGNTLFATHMPHDFLPDSVVKSGCKMVYIWRDPKDTFVSFWNFMQKQRSTRGPLNSLEECFDMFCRGISGEGPYLDHVLGYWKAHQENPDKILFLKYENVSADPLPYVKRLAEFMGYRFTAEEEKNGVVEKVVNLCSFETLKNLEVNKGDKERADISSPNVNRAFFRKGKTGDWVNYLSPDMAARMDGLMEEKFKGTGLLENGN, via the coding sequence ATGTCCTCCAATCTTCTTCCTCTATCTCCAATGGCAACAGAAACCGTAACCGACACTACCGTGCCAAACCATGACGAGACCGAGTTAACAGAGTTCCAAAAGAACCAGAAACGGTACCAAGACCTGATCTCCACGTTGCCTCACGTGAAAGGCTGGAGGCCGAAAGCTCCCTTGATTGGGTACGGTGGTCATTGGTGGATACAGCCTTTCCTTGAAGGTTCCCTTTACGCGCAAGAGTTCTTCCAAGCGCGACCCAATGACTTCCTCATCTGTAGCTACCCAAAGACCGGTTCCACCTGGCTCAAATCACTAACATTCACAATAGCCAATCGATCTCGCTTCAACGATCCCACAAACCCTCTCCTCAAACGTAACCCTCACGAGCTTATTCCTTTCATTGAGATCGAGTTCCCTTTGTTCCCTCACATTGATGTTCTCCAAGACAAAGGTAACACTCTCTTTGCAACTCATATGCCACACGATTTCTTACCCGATTCGGTTGTAAAATCGGGTTGTAAGATGGTTTACATCTGGAGAGACCCAAAGGACACTTTCGTCTCCTTTTGGAACTTCATGCAAAAGCAAAGGTCAACACGTGGCCCGCTCAATAGTCTTGAGGAGTGTTTTGATATGTTCTGCCGAGGTATTTCCGGggaaggtccttatcttgatcaTGTATTAGGCTATTGGAAAGCTCACCAAGAGAATCCAGATAAGATTTTGTTCCTCAAGTACGAGAATGTGAGTGCTGATCCTTTGCCTTATGTGAAGAGATTGGCTGAGTTCATGGGTTATAGATTCACAGCTGAGGAAGAGAAGAATGGGGTTGTTGAGAAAGTTGTGAACCTTTGCAGCTTTGAGACGTTGAAGAATCTTGAAGTTAACAAAGGAGATAAGGAGAGAGCAGATATTTCTTCTCCTAATGTAAACCGCGCGTTTTTCAGAAAAGGAAAGACCGGAGATTGGGTGAATTATTTGAGTCCGGACATGGCAGCTCGTATGGATGGGTTAATGGAAGAGAAATTCAAGGGTACTGGTTTGCTTGAAAATGGTAACTGA
- the LOC106450978 gene encoding replication factor C subunit 2: MASSSSTSSGGGGYEIPWVEKYRPSKVVDIVGNEDAVSRLQVIARDGNMPNLILAGPPGTGKTTSILALAHELLGPNYREAVLELNASDDRGIDVVRNKIKMFAQKKVTLPPGRHKVVILDEADSMTSGAQQALRRTIEIYSNSTRFALACNTSGKIIEPIQSRCALVRFSRLSDQEILGRLMVVVQAENVPYVPEGLEAIIFTADGDMRQALNNLQATFSGFRFVNQENVFKVCDQPHPLHVKNMVRNVLESKFDDACHGMKQLYDLGYSPTDIITTLFRIIKNYDMAEYLKLEFMKETGFAHMRICDGVGSYLQLCGLLAKLAVVRETAKAA; the protein is encoded by the exons ATGGCGTCTTCGTCTTCAACATCTTCCGGCGGCGGCGGTTACGAGATCCCGTGGGTGGAGAAATACAGGCCGAGCAAAGTGGTGGACATCGTCGGAAACGAAGATGCAGTCTCAAGGCTCCAAGTCATCGCTCGCGACGGCAACATGCCCAATCTTATCCTCGCC GGTCCTCCTGGAACGGGTAAGACCACTAGCATTTTGGCTCTTGCGCACGAGCTTCTCGGCCCTAATTATAGAGAGGCTGTTCTGGAATTGAATGCTTCCGATGATAG GGGTATCGATGTTGTTAGGAACAAGATTAAGATGTTTGCGCAGAAGAAAGTCACACTTCCTCCGGGGCGTCATAAGGTTGTCATTCTTGATGAAGCTGACAG CATGACATCTGGAGCACAGCAAGCCTTGAGGAGAACGATTGAGATCTACTCAAACTCTACCCGTTTTGCACTTGCTTGTAACACCTCTGGCAAGATTATTGAGCCTATCCAGAGTAGATGCGCCCTTGTTCGATTCTCTAGGTTATCTGATCAGGAGATACTTGGCCGTCTCATGGTCGTGGTTCAAGCTGAGAAT GTTCCTTATGTACCTGAAGGCCTTGAGGCGATAATCTTCACAGCTGATGGTGATATGAGGCAAGCTCTGAACAATTTGCAAGCCACATTCAGCGGGTTTCGCTTTGTCAATCAAGAAAACGTCTTCAAG gTCTGTGACCAGCCTCACCCGCTTCATGTCAAGAACATGGTTCGCAACGTGCTGGAAAGTAAGTTTGACGATGCTTGTCACGGCATGAAGCAGCTATACGATCTAGGCTACTCTCCTACCGACATTATCACAACACTTTTCCGTATAATAAAGAATTATGATATGGCTGAGTATCTGAAACTTGAGTTCATGAAA GAAACTGGTTTTGCGCATATGAGAATATGTGATGGAGTTGGATCATACCTCCAGCTATGTGGTCTTCTTGCTAAGTTAGCCGTTGTTCGTGAAACAGCGAAAGCTGCTTAG